AACCACTCGCCGAGCAGCGCGTTCAACACGGGATCGCCAGGACCACGAAACCTGTCCGGGTCGCGCAGGAGTTGGACGGCGACCACGACGACGTTCAGCGCGACGCCCAGCAGCGTCACCGCGATGAGGTCCAGCAGCATGCCGAACAGGCGACGCCCGCTGCGGACCGGGCGGGGGTCCTTGGCGTCAAGGCGTTCGTGTTGGCGGCCGAGCACCGGGGCGACCAGGGCGCCGACCGCGGCACCGAGGGTGTTGGACAGGAGGTCGCCCGTGTCGAAGAGGCGGTCGGGGCAGTCGACGAGGAACCAGACGCCCGTGAGCTGCGTGGTTTCGATGAAGAGCGAAACGAGAAACCCGGTGGCGATCGCGAAGGCCGGGCCCTTGCGGTACAGGCGGCGCATGAACAAGCCCCACGGCACGAACAGCGCGACGTTGAACAGGACCTGCCGCAGCGCCGGGTTGCCGAGGAGTCCGGTGTGGAACTGTTTCATGTCCGAAACGAACTGCAGCGGATTCACCACGGGGTGACGCAGCGACTCGTGGCTCGCGCAGAAGGCGGCGTCGACGACGGGCGTCGGCACGAGCGTGTACGTGATCAGCGCGCAGCAGTAGACGAGGAACCCCAGCGCCGCGATCGCGCGCCCCGGGCCGAACTCGCCGCGCCGGCGATAGCTGAGGACGGCGTAAGGCACCACCAGCACGAACGCCAGGCCGAAGCCGCCGAACAGGGCCAGCAACGTCGGCCCGCTCCACTGTGTCACTGACCCCTCCACCTCCGTAGGCGCGCCCGAGGGTAGCGATCTTCGCCGGGACCCACCGGTCGAGGGACACTGGCAGCGGTGCGTAATCTGCACGCGGAGGGCCCGGAGAGAGGAGCCGTTTCGTGGACGACGACATCGAGGACAACGCCGACACCGGCGTGCTCGACCCCGAAGACACGCTCGAGGACGGCGACCCGTACGACGAGGGCTACTCGCCGCCGGAGAAGCCGCTGGCCGTGCGCGAGTGGGGCATGACCGCCGCTGAGGAGCTCGCCGGCGAAAGCTGGGAGGGCCGCCTCGCGCGCGAGGTGCCCGACCTGGCCTACGACGACAGCGACGACCTCGGCGACACCACCGACACCGACGGCGAACTCCTGGACGACGAAGTCGGCGACGCCCGCGCGGGCCGCCTCGTCGCCCAAGACGCGGGCTTCGGCCCGGACACCGATGAAGAGCTCTATGCCTCCGACGCCGGCATCGACGGCGGCGCTGCCTCCGCCGAAGAGGCCGCCGTGCACATCGTCACGCCGCGCGACTGATCCGGGTGGTGACGGGACCGGTCATGACGTGCTCGGATTGGTGAGCGGAGTCCCAGCGGGTGTTGCGCAGGGGCGTGACTCTGTGGAGTCGACAGCGTCGTGAAGGGACCGTTCGACCGATCGGCGGCGGTCGTAGCGGCGGGTAGTGGTCGCCCGCGGACGGCCGACCGAGCTTCGCGAAATGCCCGAAAGTCCCTGCGGCGTTGCCCTTCACAGCTCCGCGGCCCAGATTGACTGAGGCAGCAGATAGGGGCGCAGGAGCGCGGTGAGCTCCGGGTCCCCGCGGTGGTGGAGGGCGTCTTCGGCCAGGCGGCGGGTGACGCCGGCCAGGAAGTCGGCGAGTTGGACGCGCGGGTCGGCGCGGGAGTCGACGAAGCGGATGTCGGGGGTGGGCCCGAGGAGGGTCGCGAGGCGCGCGGGGGTGAGGGAGGGTTGTTCGTCGTGGATGACGGTGGTGGGGTGCCAGTGGGTGACCGTGTCGACGAGGGCCGGCATCAGTGGGTCGAGTGGTGGTACCAGCGACGGGTCGGCGAGCAGCTGATCTCGCAGCTCGGTCAGGTGCTCGCTCGCCGGCGATGGGTCGATCCGCGGGGGCTCGAGGCGGATTGACCCGGGCTGCGGGTGTTCGAGGCCGTTCGACGCAAGCGGCGACGGGCCGGCGGGCAGGGGACCGCCGTACCGCGGCACCCGCGCGAGCGAACTCAACACATCACGCTGAGCGAAGAACTCCGAAGGCGCCACCCCGGGACCACGCCGCTGCGAAGTCCGCAGCAAAGCGGTGAACGACTGCAGGAACTCGACCCACCGCGGCCCATGCAGCCGCAGGCCGTCGTGGTGCAGCGTCGGCGTCCGGGAGTCCGGTCGGCGGGCGAGGCAGTCGGGGTAGGGCACCTGGTCGACGAGCAGATCCACCACCTTCCCGGTGACGAACAGTGCTTTGTCCACCAGCACGACTCCGGCCCGCCCCACCAAGGGCCCCGTCGGCCCCAAGAACCACACCAGCGCCGCCCGGTTCTTGGTGCGCAGCAGGTGGTTCGCCTTGTACTCCACGGCCGGCGAACCGATCCGATCCCGAAGCTCCCCGACGCAGTCCGCGGCCGCCCCGACGTCCACCCGCACGCCGGCGTGCGCGAAGACGTCCGTGTTCGCCCCGATGAGGTTCACGCCCTCGGAGCCGGACTCGTCGCACGCAATCGTCCCGGGCACTGTGAAGATCCTGCCAGGCCCGAGTCACCGGCGCACGGGGTTTTCAAGAGACAGTCCACATGGGACTCAACCCAAAGTGAACGGGTCCCGCGTCCCTCCGGTCAGCTCCACCCAGACGGCCTTTTCCTCCAGGTACTCGTCCACCGCGTGAACCCCGTTCTCCCGTCCCAGGCCGGAATTCTTGAAGCCTCCGAACGGAACCGACGGGGAAACCACCCGATAGGCGTTGATCCACACCGTCCCGGCGCGGATCCGCCCCGCGACCCGATGCGCCCGGTGCACGTCCTTGGTCCACACCGCGCCGGCCAAACCGTAAGGCGTGTCGTTGGCCAGCTTCACCGCCTCGTCCTCATCGGTGAAAGTCGACGCGGCCAGAACGGGCCCGAACACCTCTTTCCGGTAAACCGTCGACTCCGGCGTGACGCCGGTCAGCACCGTCGGCTGCACGAACAACCCACCCAGGCCGGGATCCGCGACACCGCCATACGCGACCGTCGCTCCCTCGGCCCGCGCGGTTTCCAAGTACGACAACACCTTCTCGTACTGCGGCTCGTTGGCCACCGGCCCCATCTCGGTCTCGGCCGCGGTCGGATCGCCCAGCCGGATCGCGGCGGCGCGCCGGGCCACCAGCCGCACCAGCTCGTCGTGGACGTCCGCGTGCACGATCAACCGCGAACCCGCCATGCACGTCTGCCCGGTGGCCGCGAAAACGCCCGCCACGATCCCGTTCGCGGCCGCCTCCAGATCCGCGTCGGGGAACACGACCTGGGGCGATTTCCCGCCCAGCTCCAAGGTCACCTTCACCAGGTTCTCCGCCGCCGCCCGCGCAACGGCCCGGCCCGTCGCCGTCGATCCGGTGAACGCGACCTTGTCGACGCCGGAGTGACCGGCCAGAGAGGCGCCCGTCTCGCGCGAAAGTCCGGTCACGACATTCACCACTCCAGGCGGAAACCCGGCCTCCGTGACCAAAGAAGCGAACCCCAGCGTCGACACCGGCGCGTGCTCCGAAGGTTTCACCACCACCGTGCACCCGGCGGCCAACGCCGGCGCCAGCTTCCATGTCAGCAGCAGCAGCGGTGAGTTCCACGGAGTGATCGCCGCGACCACCCCGACCGGCTCACGCTTGGTGTACACGAGGTAGTTCGGATTGGGCGAAGGGATCTGCCGCCCCTCGATCTTGTCCGCCAGGCCGGCGAAGTAGTGGTACCAGCCGCCCAGGGCGGTGAGCTGGCCGAGCATCTCGCGCAGGAGCTTGCCGGAGTCGTTGACCTCCAGGCGGGCCAGCCGTTCGGCGTTCTCGCCGATCAGGTCACCGAGCCGGCGCAGCAGCGCGGCCCGGGTGAACCCCGTCGCGGAGCCCCACTCGCCGTCGAGGGCGGCGCGGGCCGCGCGCACGGCGGCGTCGACGTCCT
The sequence above is a segment of the Amycolatopsis sp. 2-15 genome. Coding sequences within it:
- a CDS encoding VanZ family protein, with amino-acid sequence MTQWSGPTLLALFGGFGLAFVLVVPYAVLSYRRRGEFGPGRAIAALGFLVYCCALITYTLVPTPVVDAAFCASHESLRHPVVNPLQFVSDMKQFHTGLLGNPALRQVLFNVALFVPWGLFMRRLYRKGPAFAIATGFLVSLFIETTQLTGVWFLVDCPDRLFDTGDLLSNTLGAAVGALVAPVLGRQHERLDAKDPRPVRSGRRLFGMLLDLIAVTLLGVALNVVVVAVQLLRDPDRFRGPGDPVLNALLGEWLPALVLLLVVPLAGNGATPGQRAVLLTVANSADEKPSVLQMVVRFVFGSGGYFVAMGVATASAQPSTLTGVWIVVSGLFAIFTRGHRGLTGLLAGLRVVDARRERERVSA
- a CDS encoding DUF3800 domain-containing protein produces the protein MPGTIACDESGSEGVNLIGANTDVFAHAGVRVDVGAAADCVGELRDRIGSPAVEYKANHLLRTKNRAALVWFLGPTGPLVGRAGVVLVDKALFVTGKVVDLLVDQVPYPDCLARRPDSRTPTLHHDGLRLHGPRWVEFLQSFTALLRTSQRRGPGVAPSEFFAQRDVLSSLARVPRYGGPLPAGPSPLASNGLEHPQPGSIRLEPPRIDPSPASEHLTELRDQLLADPSLVPPLDPLMPALVDTVTHWHPTTVIHDEQPSLTPARLATLLGPTPDIRFVDSRADPRVQLADFLAGVTRRLAEDALHHRGDPELTALLRPYLLPQSIWAAEL
- a CDS encoding DUF5709 domain-containing protein produces the protein MDDDIEDNADTGVLDPEDTLEDGDPYDEGYSPPEKPLAVREWGMTAAEELAGESWEGRLAREVPDLAYDDSDDLGDTTDTDGELLDDEVGDARAGRLVAQDAGFGPDTDEELYASDAGIDGGAASAEEAAVHIVTPRD
- a CDS encoding aldehyde dehydrogenase, with translation MPEHFKMLIGGHAADAINGKTFESRNPYTGEPWAVLPDGGPEDVDAAVRAARAALDGEWGSATGFTRAALLRRLGDLIGENAERLARLEVNDSGKLLREMLGQLTALGGWYHYFAGLADKIEGRQIPSPNPNYLVYTKREPVGVVAAITPWNSPLLLLTWKLAPALAAGCTVVVKPSEHAPVSTLGFASLVTEAGFPPGVVNVVTGLSRETGASLAGHSGVDKVAFTGSTATGRAVARAAAENLVKVTLELGGKSPQVVFPDADLEAAANGIVAGVFAATGQTCMAGSRLIVHADVHDELVRLVARRAAAIRLGDPTAAETEMGPVANEPQYEKVLSYLETARAEGATVAYGGVADPGLGGLFVQPTVLTGVTPESTVYRKEVFGPVLAASTFTDEDEAVKLANDTPYGLAGAVWTKDVHRAHRVAGRIRAGTVWINAYRVVSPSVPFGGFKNSGLGRENGVHAVDEYLEEKAVWVELTGGTRDPFTLG